From Acidimicrobiia bacterium:
CATGTCGGTCGTGTGATCCATCACGATGATGGCACCTGACCCGAGCATCGAACCATCGGCGGCGCAAGCTTCCTTCGTGACAGGTCTGTCGAGGTGAAGTTCTGGCACGAACCAAGGAGCTGAGGCTCCCCCAGGAACCCAGGCCTTCAGTTCGTTGCCGTTTCGAATTCCGCCAGCTACGTCATAAATGACCTCCCGCCAGGTCAGCCCATGCGGGAGTTCATAATTGCCCGGTTTGTTCACGTGGCCCGAGATCGACATCATGAACGTTCCGGTGTCGGCCGAGTCGGAGAGGCCGGCGAACCACTCACTGCCCTGATTGATGATGTGGGGCAGGTTGGAGATCGTCTCGATGTTGTTGACGATGGTGGGCTTCATGTAAAGCCCTTTGGCTGCAGGGAAGTAGGGCGGTTTGATGCGGGGTTCACCGCGCCGGCCTTCGAGGCTGTTGAGCAACGCGGTCTCTTCTCCGCAAATGTATGCGCCTGCCCCGAGATGGACAGTCAGTTCAAGGTCGTAGTCCGTTCCGAATATGCCTTTTCCGAGGTAGCCCTTGGCGTAAGCATCGGCCACGGCTTGCTGAAGGCGACGGGCGGGTTTGGGGTATTCACCCCGGATGTACACAAACGAGTCGTGCACCTCGTTGGCCTTGGCAGCGATGATCATCCCCTCGACGATCTGGTGGGGATCTCGCTCCATGAGTTGACGATCTTTGAACGTTCCCGGTTCTGATTCGTCGCCGTTTACTACCAGATACGCCGGACGGGCCGGGGCCAAAAACGACCATTTCAAGCCGGCCGAGAATGCCGCTCCCCCTCGTCCCAGAAGCCCTGAGGCTTTGACCAGTTCAACGAGTTCTTCGCGGGTCTGGCCAATGGATTGGCGAGCTGCAACGTATCCACCGGTCGCTTCGTAGCGCTCCATCGTGTGGGAGTCGGTCGGATGTTCCATCATCCGTTTCGTCACGACCAACGGGTAAGCCACTAGGCGCCCCGGCCAGGTTCGAGAGCGTCGGTGTTTAGAGCAGCAGTTCCAAATACCGGAAACGCCGGATACGGTCCGATCGCAGCGTTTTCTTCCTTGATAGCCCAATCGAAACTGGTCACGCCCCCAAAGAGGGTCTGGAGCTCATCGCCGTTGATGGTTTCAGGTTTTCCATCTCGAAGCCATTTGACCAACTCTTTGGCCTTCTCGGCTGTAAGACCTTCAATCAACTCATAATTCACAAGACAGGCCGGAGCGCCCCCACACGCACCAATACATTCGGCATGTTCAACGCCGATTTCATCGTCGGCTTCACCAGCTGGAACGCCTGAGGCCTCCTCGATGGCGTGCAATACATCATCGGCCCCCATCAGATAGCAGGAGATCGACGTGCACATTGAGATGAGGTACTTGCCTTTGGGCTCGGTTTTGAACATCACGTAGAAGGTGGCGACCGACTGGACCTGGGCTGGAGTGATACCAACGAGATCGGCAACTTGTTTCATGCCGTCGGCTGTGAGGTAGCCATCTTGGCGCATTGCGAGGTACAGCAAGGGCATAACCGCTGAGCGGGGTTCGGGGTAGCGGGCCACGATGTCATGGGCACGTTTGATTGTCTCAGCCGACCAACTCATCAGGCGGAAGATTACAAGATGACCAACGAGATTCTCAATCGGGGAACCGCGCCAAATACCGGGTGTTCGATGATCTGGCTCGCGGTATTGTTGAAACCATGAAAGGAACCACGGAGATCACCGGCGATGCGATCGCTGATCGACTGCTCAATACCGATGGAACCGCCCTTCTGATCGGCATGCTCTTGGATCAGCAGGTCCCGATGGAATGGGCTTTCAAGGGACCTCAAACCCTGGTGGACCGACTCGGCGACCTCGACGCCAGCGCGGTGGCCGCGATGCCTGTCGATGATTTTGTGGCCGTGTGCGCGGACAAACCTGCCATCCATCGTTTCCCGGCAAGCATGGGAAAACGGGTCCATGCCTTGTGTGGTGTGATCGCCGACGAATACGACGGGGACGGCGCAAATGTCTGGGCAGACGTCGACTCGGGCGCGAACCTTGCCAAACGCCTTGGCGCGTTGCCAGGCTTCGGCGAAGAAAAGACCAGGATCTTTGTGGCCCTGCTTGCCAAACGATTCGGGGTACGACCGGACGGGTGGGAACAAGCCGCCGGTGTATTCGCCGACGATACGCCCCGGTCGGTAGCCGACATCGATGGCCCTGCGGCCCTGGCCGAGGTTCGCGAGTGGAAACGAGCCCAGAAGGCCGCCGGCAAAACAAAGCAGCAGTAGATGGCGTCCCGACCGGTCCAGCCGATGCCGGAAGATGTGCGCTCCGAGCTAGCGGAGTCGGGCCTGGCTGACGACTACGCCGCCCGACCGTTCTATCAGCGAAACGATTACCTGGCGTGGATCGGCCGGGCCAAACGCCCCGAGTCCCGCCAGGCCCGCCTCACCCAGATGCTCGACGAACTCAGCCAAGGTGGGGTCTATATGAAGATGGACCATCCACCCAGCCGCAAACCCTGAGTCGCTGCGTGCGTTTGTCGAAGCAAACTGCTGAATCGCTAAGCCGCGTCCCCTTTGCAGTTTGCCTTCGGCAAACTGCTGAATCGCTGAGCGAAGCTCAGCGATCAACGTCCCCCATGACCGGGTCGAGAGAGGCCAGGGCAGCGATGGTGTCGGCGATGAGTGAGTCGGCGAGCATGATCGGGATGGCCTGGATGTTGGCGAAACTGGGTGCCCGGGTGTGCATGCGGAGTGGTTTGGAGCCACCGTCCGACACGATGTAACAACCGAGCTCGCCGCGGGGCGATTCAATGGCGACATACGCTTCACCTTCGGGGACTTTGAAGCCCTCCGTATATATCTTGAAATGATGGATGAGGGCTTCCATCGACTCGTCGATGCGTTTACGCGGGGGCGGAGTAACTTTGCGGTCATCGGTTTTGTAGTCGCCCGATGGCATCGTTTCGAGACCCTGCTTGATGATCTTGAGGGACTCTTCGATCTCATGGACCTTGACCCGGTAACGATCGTAGGAGTCGCCCCGTTGGCCGACTGGGATATCAAACTCGTACTGTTCGATCCCCGAGTACGGCGCCGCCTTGCGCAAATCGTGGGCGAGGCCGGTCGCACGCAACGACGGACCGGTGATGGAATAGGCCAAACATTCTTCGGCTGTGATGACTCCGACGTCACGCGTGCGCCGTAACCAGATCGGGTTGGCCATCAAGAGGTCGTCGTATTGGGCCAGTCGGGGCGGCATGGTTTCCAGGAACTCTTCGATGTCGCCTTGCCAGCCGTCGGGAAGATCGGCGGCCACGCCACCCACCCGTATGTAGTTGTTGTTCATGCGCAGGCCGGTGGTCTTCTCGAAGAAGGCCAGGATCATTTCGCGTTCGCGGAACCCGTACATCATCATGGAGAGCGCACCAAGATCCATCCCGTTGGTGGCGAGCGCAACCAGATGGCTGGCAATGCGATTCATTTCCGTCATCAGGATGCGAATGGCCTGAGCGCGAGGCGGGATGTCAATGGCGAGGAGTTGTTCGACAGCCAACGAAAAACACAATTCGTTGTGAAGGGGAGCCAGGTAATCCATGCGGGTGACGTTCGTCGTTCCCTGCATGAAGGTGAGGGTCTCTGCGGTCTTTTCCATGCCGGTGTGGAGGTAGCCGATAATCGGCTTGATCCTCCGCACGATCTCACCTTCGAGTTCGATTTGCAGACGAAGCACGCCATGGGTCGATGGATGTTGCGGACCCATATTGATGATCATCCGGTCGTCTTCGTCGATTTCCTCTTGCTCGTAGAGGACGTCATCGACGATGCGGGTGCCGAGTTGCTCGATGAGCCGATCACCCGTCTCGTGGAGCTTCATCTTTTGGGCGCCCTCGTCGGTGGCGTGAGCGACGTAGTCGGGGCCCGGCCAGTCGGGTTCCTCGGTACCGGACACCCAGATCTCTTTGGTCTTTCTATCCTGAGTGTCGGTCATCAGGTCACCTTGTTCGCTTCCTTGAACTGCACGGGCACATCACCGACGCCGAAGTCTTTGCGGAGCGGGTGACCTTCCCAGTCATCGGGCATGAGGATACGGGTCATGTCTGGATGGCCCTCAAACGTGATGCCGAACATGTCATAGATCTCACGCTCGAAGAAGTTGGCGCCAGGATACGTGGGGACCAAAGAGGGCAAGCTGGTGTCGTCGGCCGGGACCGGGCAGCGGACCCGGATCCGGAGACCGTGTTCTACGGACAGCAGGCTGGCGACGACCTCGAACCGAACACGACGTTTGCCAAGGTAGTCAACGGCGGTCACATCAGCCGCCATCTCAAACCCGGCGGCCTTGGCTGCCTGAGCGAAGTCCCCGAGTTGTTCTTTGGGGAGCAGGACAACGTGCTGACCCGCTGACAATGCCCATTCCGCATCTTCGAATGGTTCGATGAGGCCGAGCAGAACCGGATGATCCGGAAGGGAGCGTGGCTCGGGTGCGACCTCGACCGCTTCGGCTTCGGCGTCTGGACCTTCTTCAGGCATTGACGATTTCCCCGGATGTGATCTTGTCCTGCAAAGTCAAGATGCCGTGCATGAGCGACTGCGGTCCTGGCGGGCATCCAGGAACGTATACATCAACCGGAACGATCTGGTCGACACCCTGGATAAGGGCGTAGTTGTTGAACATTCCACCCGTCGAGGCGCACGCGCCCATCGAGATGACCCATTTCGGGTCGGGCATCTGGTCATAGACCTGCCGAAGCACCGGCGCCATCTTCTGCGACACGCGACCCGCCACGATCATCAAGTCGGCCTGGCGAGGCGAAGCCCGGAACACTTCCATACCGAAACGTGCCAGGTCGTAGTGGGCGGTACCTGATGCCATCATCTCGATTGCGCAGCAAGCCAGGCCAAACGTGGCAGGGAACATTGAGCGGGTCCGGGCCCAATTGGCAATCGTTTCGAGTTGCGTCAGCAGAAACCCCGGCGGGGTCGTCCCGGCCATCAGGCTGCCTCGGGTGAAACGTCGCGCTGCTCGCGCCTGGCCCGCAACGGCGTGTTCCAGTCAAGAGCACCTCTCCCCCACACGTAGCCGAGGGTAAGGACTACGAAGCCTGTGAAGATGCCGATTTCGGCTACACCGGACCAGCCAAGCTCGGGGAACAAAACCGCCCATGCGAAGAGGAAGACGATTTCGACATCGAAGATGACGAACAACATGGCAATGAGATAGAACTGCACCGGGAAACGCTGGACGGCTTCCGATTCGGGGACGATGCCGCACTCATACGGCGACAGCTTTTCGGGAGTCGGGTTTTTGGGAGACACGACCCAACCGAGCGTGAGGGCCGCCACCACAAACCCCACCGAGAGCAGGAACATGATTGCGATCGGCAAGTACGCCGGAAGATCCACCTACGTCTCCTTCACCATATGTGTACAGCCTAGGAATCTAGGCGACCAACCGACAAAACGGGCCAACGACGACCGGGCAACGCCTTAGTGAACGATGACGTAGGCCTTCTGCATATCTTCGAGCGTGTCCCACCGGCCACTCCACCCCTTGGGAATGAAGAACAGATCGCCTTCGGTCACCTCGGTCACCGTTCCATCACTAGCTGTCAGCCGGAGGCGACCCGCCTGCATCACCATCGCTTCGTTGACACCGTAGGAGGCAATTGTCCAACCGCCGGCCGTGCAACTCCACACCCCGGTCTCGATCCCCCCGGCAGACACCAACTCGCAGAAGGCCATGACCGGATTCCCTACATCAACGGTCGCCGGTACCAAATCGGGTTCCATTCTCTTCAGCATCTCTTGCATATTGGCTTTCACAGCATGGCTCAAAGCGTGTCCTCCCCGGGGCAGTTCGTTGGCCGTGAGGCTATCGGGTTGTGTGACGGGC
This genomic window contains:
- a CDS encoding DUF861 domain-containing protein, giving the protein MSHAVKANMQEMLKRMEPDLVPATVDVGNPVMAFCELVSAGGIETGVWSCTAGGWTIASYGVNEAMVMQAGRLRLTASDGTVTEVTEGDLFFIPKGWSGRWDTLEDMQKAYVIVH
- a CDS encoding Fe-S cluster assembly protein HesB, which codes for MKGTTEITGDAIADRLLNTDGTALLIGMLLDQQVPMEWAFKGPQTLVDRLGDLDASAVAAMPVDDFVAVCADKPAIHRFPASMGKRVHALCGVIADEYDGDGANVWADVDSGANLAKRLGALPGFGEEKTRIFVALLAKRFGVRPDGWEQAAGVFADDTPRSVADIDGPAALAEVREWKRAQKAAGKTKQQ
- a CDS encoding NADH-quinone oxidoreductase subunit A, producing MFLLSVGFVVAALTLGWVVSPKNPTPEKLSPYECGIVPESEAVQRFPVQFYLIAMLFVIFDVEIVFLFAWAVLFPELGWSGVAEIGIFTGFVVLTLGYVWGRGALDWNTPLRARREQRDVSPEAA
- a CDS encoding NADH-quinone oxidoreductase subunit D, producing MKLHETGDRLIEQLGTRIVDDVLYEQEEIDEDDRMIINMGPQHPSTHGVLRLQIELEGEIVRRIKPIIGYLHTGMEKTAETLTFMQGTTNVTRMDYLAPLHNELCFSLAVEQLLAIDIPPRAQAIRILMTEMNRIASHLVALATNGMDLGALSMMMYGFREREMILAFFEKTTGLRMNNNYIRVGGVAADLPDGWQGDIEEFLETMPPRLAQYDDLLMANPIWLRRTRDVGVITAEECLAYSITGPSLRATGLAHDLRKAAPYSGIEQYEFDIPVGQRGDSYDRYRVKVHEIEESLKIIKQGLETMPSGDYKTDDRKVTPPPRKRIDESMEALIHHFKIYTEGFKVPEGEAYVAIESPRGELGCYIVSDGGSKPLRMHTRAPSFANIQAIPIMLADSLIADTIAALASLDPVMGDVDR
- a CDS encoding NAD(P)H-dependent oxidoreductase subunit E encodes the protein MSWSAETIKRAHDIVARYPEPRSAVMPLLYLAMRQDGYLTADGMKQVADLVGITPAQVQSVATFYVMFKTEPKGKYLISMCTSISCYLMGADDVLHAIEEASGVPAGEADDEIGVEHAECIGACGGAPACLVNYELIEGLTAEKAKELVKWLRDGKPETINGDELQTLFGGVTSFDWAIKEENAAIGPYPAFPVFGTAALNTDALEPGRGA
- a CDS encoding NADH-quinone oxidoreductase subunit C; its protein translation is MPEEGPDAEAEAVEVAPEPRSLPDHPVLLGLIEPFEDAEWALSAGQHVVLLPKEQLGDFAQAAKAAGFEMAADVTAVDYLGKRRVRFEVVASLLSVEHGLRIRVRCPVPADDTSLPSLVPTYPGANFFEREIYDMFGITFEGHPDMTRILMPDDWEGHPLRKDFGVGDVPVQFKEANKVT
- a CDS encoding YdeI/OmpD-associated family protein, which produces MASRPVQPMPEDVRSELAESGLADDYAARPFYQRNDYLAWIGRAKRPESRQARLTQMLDELSQGGVYMKMDHPPSRKP
- a CDS encoding SLBB domain-containing protein, which encodes MTKRMMEHPTDSHTMERYEATGGYVAARQSIGQTREELVELVKASGLLGRGGAAFSAGLKWSFLAPARPAYLVVNGDESEPGTFKDRQLMERDPHQIVEGMIIAAKANEVHDSFVYIRGEYPKPARRLQQAVADAYAKGYLGKGIFGTDYDLELTVHLGAGAYICGEETALLNSLEGRRGEPRIKPPYFPAAKGLYMKPTIVNNIETISNLPHIINQGSEWFAGLSDSADTGTFMMSISGHVNKPGNYELPHGLTWREVIYDVAGGIRNGNELKAWVPGGASAPWFVPELHLDRPVTKEACAADGSMLGSGAIIVMDHTTDM
- a CDS encoding NADH-quinone oxidoreductase subunit B, encoding MAGTTPPGFLLTQLETIANWARTRSMFPATFGLACCAIEMMASGTAHYDLARFGMEVFRASPRQADLMIVAGRVSQKMAPVLRQVYDQMPDPKWVISMGACASTGGMFNNYALIQGVDQIVPVDVYVPGCPPGPQSLMHGILTLQDKITSGEIVNA